The sequence CTGGCGTGGACGACCGCAGAGCGGGATGCGGCGGACCGGTCCGGTCTGCTAAGGTTCATCGAGGTGGGAGGGATTCCGGTCGATGAAGTCATTTGCTGCGGGCCGCAAGGCGCGTTCCGCCCCGCTCTATTCCTCGCGCGGACCACGCTTTCCGGATCGGATCGTCGCGCTGTTCGCAGCGTGCAGCCGCACGAATCTCCGGGCCTGCCTCTTCCTGACCGGGCTGACGCTGGTGGCGTTGCTTCCCGGCTTCTTCTCGATTCCGCCCGTGGATCGGGATGGGGCCCGTTATGCACTTGTCAGCCGACACATGGCCGAGACGGGAAATCTGACGGATACGCGCCTCGGGTGGGAGCCCAAGCGCACTCAGGCGCTGGGACTGCACTGGCTGCAGGCCGGTGTGGTGAGGGCGGCCGAACTGGTCGGTATACCCGAAGCCCCCACCCGCATCTGGCTGTATCGCATCCCGTCTCTGGCGGCGGCGATCGCTGCGGTGCTGTTGACCTTCTGGGCCGCACTCGCCTTCATCCAGCGCCGCGCCGCCATGCTCGCCGGCAGCCTTATCGCGGCCAGCGTCGCGCTCGGCGTCGGGGGGCGGCTCGCCGTGCCGGAAGTGTTTCTCCTCGGCTCGGTGGCGGCAATGATGGGTGCGATGGCGCGGCTCTATCTGGCCGAGCGCCATGGTGAGGGAGGGGTTGCGTGGCAGCAATCCGCCCACGAGTCCCGTCTGGCGCTTGTGTTCTGGACGGCGTTGGCAATGGGGTTGTTCACCAAGGGGCTGGCGACACCGCTTTATGTCGTGTTGCCACTGGCGGCGCTGGTGGCGGTGGACCGCTCGGCGCTGTTCCTGCGGCGGGCACGCTCTTATGGTGGACTAGCCATTCTCCTTGTCGTGGTTGTGGGCTGGTTCCTTCTACGTCGCTATGGAATGCCGGAGACGCAGGCGGAGTTTGTCGCCCGCACGCTTCTCGGGCCGGTGGCCCGCGAATATCAGGGTTTCACCGGCCCGCCGGGCGTCTATCTCCTGCTGTTCTTCGTGATCTTCTGGCCGGCGGCGCCGCTAGCCGTGCTGGCGCTGCCGATCGTCTGGAAAGCGCGTCGCATCGGCACGGTGCGTTTCCTCTTGGCTTGGGTGGTGCCGGTCTGGTTGCTGTTTGAGATCCTGCCGACCAAGGTGCCCGCCTATGTGGCCCCGACTCTGCCGGCCATCGCCATTCTCATTGCCCTTGCCGTCGAGCGCGGGGCGCTGGCGCTGGGAAATATGCGGCTGACGCGCGTGCTGTGGCTGTGGCCGCTGATCGGGGCCGTCATCGCTGTCGGCGCGCTGCTTGGCATGGCCGTGTTTGACCGCACGACGAGCGTGCTGGCGTGGCCGCTACTGCTCGTCGGGTTCTTTGCCCTCGTCATCGCAGCCGCGTCGGTGCGCGAGTACGGCGTGGAGAAGGCGGCACTCACCGCCCTCGCCGGTATGCTGATTTCCGGCTTTGGCGTCATGCAACTCGTCCTGCCTAATATTGACAGTTTCTGGCTGGCGCCGCGCGTCGTTGCGGCCGCCGCGCGCGAGCCGTGCGGTGCCGGGACGGGCCCCATCGAGGTCGGCATCGCCGGCTATAATGAGCCGAGCTTTGCGCTGCTCATGCCGAACGCGCCCCGCTTCCTGGATGGGGCGGCGGCGGCGGACTTCCTCAAGGCCGGGGGCACCTGCCGGGTCGTCTTTGTCGAGCGACGCCAAGAGCCGCGCTTTGCCCGCCGAGCGGAAGCGATCGGCCTGCGCATCCAGCGCGGGGCCGATTTGCGCGGGTTCGACTACAACGGCCTGCGGGAAGTCCGGCTGGCCCCCTATCGGCCGGGCTGAAGCTCCCGCGCCCCGCCACCGCGGGCGGCTGTTCTCTCAGAGCGCCGCCGCCAGGGCGCGAAAGCCGCAATCGAGATCGGCAATCAGATCCGCAGGGTTCTCAAGGCCGATCTGCAGGCGGATCGCCGGGCCGCCCGGTTTCCACGCGGTAGCTGTGCGGTAGGCGCTGCAGTCAAAGGGAATGGCAAGGCTCTCATAGCCGCCCCAGCTATAGCCGAGGCCGAACAGGGCGAGATTGTCGAGAAAGGCATCCACCGCCGGCTTGGGAGCGGGCTGGAGGATGATGCTGAAAAGGCCGGAGGCGCCCTTGAAGTCGCGCTTCCACAAGCCATGGCCGGGATGCTCCGGCAGCGCCGGGTGCAGCACCTTCAGCACCTCTGGCCTCTCGGCGAGCCAGCGTGCCACCGTGAGCGCGGATTGCTGGTGGCGCTCAAGCCGCACCGCCATGGTGCGCAGCCCGCGCGAAGCCAGGAACGCATCCTCCGGCGCGACGGTGATGCCGAGGTCGCCATGGGTGACAAGAATTCGGCGGAACGTTTTCTCATTGGCGGAAATCGTACCGATGTTGAGGTCCGAATGGCCGCTCAGATATTTCGTGCCAGCCTGAATCGAGACATCCACGCCCAAGTCATGCGGACGCAAAAACAGCGGCGTTGCCCATGTATTGTCCATCAGCGTCGTGATGTTGCGCGCGGAGGCGGCGGCAACGATGGCGGGAATGTCTTGAATCTCGAAGGATTGCGAGCCGGGCGATTCGAGGAAGATTGCCCGCGTGTTCGGGCGAAGGAGGCCGGCGATGTCGCCGGCGATGAGCGGATCATAATAAGTGGTCTCGATGCCGTAGCGCGTCAGCACTTCGTCGCAAATCCGGCGTGTCGGCTGGTAGGCGCTGTCCACCATGAGCAGGTGATCGCCGGCTTTCAGCACGGCGAGCAGGGCGAGGCTTACAGCCGAAAGTCCCGATGGGGTGAGCACGACGCCGGCGCCACCTTCAAGCTGGGTGAGTGCGGTTTCCAGGCTCTCCACCGTCGGGTTGCCGCGCCGGCCGTAACTGTAGCGGCCGGTATGACCCTCGAGATCAGCGACGCTGGGAGACAGCACGGTCGATCCCCGGACGATGGGGGTGTTCACGAAGCCGTCATGGCGAAAGGGATCGCGGCCGGCGAGTACCAGTTCGGTTTCCACCGACAGCTTGCCGGGGAGGGAGGTTTTTGTCTTGTGCGCCATGGTTGTAGCCTGCTGGAGCCGATTTATCGAAGGTCGCATAGGGAAGGGAGCGCCGTTGCGCCGTCAAGCGCTTGACCGGGCCCGAATGCGGCGCTCTGATGACGCTGCGTTCGCTGCGGTGGTGCCAGAGGGGGGTCTTCTGGGCACTGTAAGACGAAGGACGCAGGCATGACAGGTCGCCAGAAACCATCTGCGGCATGCGAATTGCCTTACCGATCGCCCGTGCCGCCCCGCACCGTCGCGGCGGATACGTCAGCTCCAATCCGAATGAAGAAGGCTGCCACCATGAAACGCCTCCTCTCCACGCTCGCATTTGCCGGTGTGATGGGCCTTTCGGCCGTCGCCGCGCAGGCGCAGACCAAGCCGTCGAAGCTCGAGCAGGTGAAGTCGAAGGGCTTTGTCCAGTGCGGCGTGAGCCAGGGCCTGCCCGGCTTCTCCAACCCCAATGACAAGGGCGAATGGAGCGGCCTCGACGTGGAATTCTGCCGCGCCGTCGCGGCTGCCATCTTCGGCGACGCCACCAAGGTGAAGTTCACCCCGCTCTCGGCGAAGGATCGCTTCACCGCGCTGCAGTCCGGCGATATCGACATCCTGTCGCGCAACACGACATGGACCATCACCCGCGACACGTCGCTGGGGCTGAACTTCACCGGCGTCACCTATTATGACGGCCAGGGCTTCATGATCCGCAAGGACAAGAAGGTGAACTCGGCGCTCGAATTGTCCGGCGCCTCCGTCTGCACGCAGACCGGCACCACGACCGAGCAGAACCTTGCCGACTATTTCCGCGCGAACAACATGACCTATGAGGTCATTGCCTTCGCCACCAATGACGAGGTGGTCAAGGCCTATGACGCCGGTCGCTGCGACGTGCTCACCACCGATCGCTCGGGCCTTGCCGGTGAACGCCTCAAGCTGACCAACCCTGACGACCACATCGTGCTGCCGGAGATCATCTCCAAGGAGCCGCTCGGCCCGGTGGTCGCGCATGGCGATGACCAGTGGTTCGATATCGTCAAGTGGGTGCTCTTCGCGCAACTGAACGCGGAAGAGCTCGGCGTCAATTCCAAGAACGTCGACGACCAGCTCAAGAACGCCACCAACCCCGAGGTCAAGCGCCTGGTGGGCACCGAAGGCAAGTATGGCGAGGGGCTCGGCCTCGGCAATGACTGGGGCTACCTGATCATCAAGAACGTCGGCAATTATGGCGAGATGTATGACCGCACGGTTGGTCCCGACACCCCGCTCAAGCTGAGCCGCGGCCTGAACGCGCTGTGGAACAAGGGCGGCATCCAGTACGCCCCGCCGATCCGCTGACGCAAACACAATGGAGGCTCCCGCACGACGGGAGCCTCCCCGCTCCGGCAAAGCTGGCGGCAGTCCGGCGCCGGGGAGATCAGGGGCCTCGATCCGAGGCGAGGGGGACTATGACGGATTTGGCTGGGCCCGTCGGCGGGCACGAGAAGAGTTCATTCATCAACGATCCGAAGGTCCGCAGCATCGGCCTTCAGCTCATCGCCCTGATCGTGGTCATTTTTCTCGGCTGGAGCTTTGCCGAGAATGCCCGCGATAATCTGGCGGCGCAGAAGATCGCCACCGGTTTCGGCTTCCTGGACAATACGGCAGGCTTCGGCATCAACCAGACGCTGATCCCCTATTCCGAAACGTCGACCTATGGCCGCGCCTTTGTCGTCGGCTTGCTGAACACGATCCTGGTCGCCGTGGTCGGCATCTTCCTCGCAACGATCATCGGCTTCCTTGTTGGCATCGGGCGCCTGTCGAAGAACTTCATGGTGCGTACTATTTCGACGGTCTATGTCGAGGTGCTGCGCAATCTTCCGCCCCTGTTCCAGATCCTGTTCTGGTATCTCGCCGTGCTCAGCGCCATGCCGGGGCCACGCAACAGCATCAGCCTGTTCGGCGAGGTCTTCATCTCCAACCGCGGTATCATCATTCCCCGCCCGCTGTTCGGGGACGGGGCGGGCATCGTGCTGTGGTCGATCGGCTTCGCCCTTCTCGGCAGCATCCTGTTCCGACACTGGGCGGCGAGCCGGCAGGAGGAGACGGGCCGCCGGCTTCCGGTGCTGTGGGTGTCGCTCGCGCTGTTCATCGGCCTGCCGCTCGCGGCGATGATTGCGACGGGGTTTCCCATCAGCTTCGAAACGCCGGTCCTGAAGGGCTTCAATTTCGCCGGCGGCATCCAGGTCATTCCGGAATTCGTCGCACTGACGGTCGCGCTCGCAACTTATACCGCCGCGTTCATTGCCGAGAACGTGCGGGCCGGCATCCAGTCCGTCAGCCACGGCCAGACCGAAGCGGCGCATTCGCTCGGACTGCGCAACGGACAGACGCTGCGGCTGGTGGTCATCCCGCAGGCGATGCGGGTCATCATCCCGCCGCTGACGAGCCAGTATCTCAATCTGACCAAGAACTCCTCGCTCGCGGTCGGCATCGGTTATCCCGATCTCGTCGCGGTTTTCGCCGGCACGTCGCTGAACCAGACCGGCCAGGCGATCGAGATCATCGCCATCACCATGGGCGTCTATCTCCTGCTCTCGATCATTACAGCGATCATCATGAACGCCTACAACAAGCGCGTCGCGCTGGTGGAACGGTGAGGCGGCCATGAGTCTGACCTTCGACGACGGAACCTTCATCCGCAACGAGATGGCCCCGGTGCTGCCACCGCCCAAGCAGCGGATCGGCCCCATTGCCTGGATGCGGGAGAACCTGTTCTCCGGCATCTTCAATACCGTGCTGACCCTTCTCGGCATTCTGCTCGTGATCTGGGTTGTGCCGCCCTTTGTCCGCTTCATGTTTCTTGACGCGGTCTGGACCGGCGAGAACCGTGAAGCCTGTCTCGGCCCCCAGGTCGGGGCGTGCTGGCCGTTCATCGAGGCCAAGTTCGGCCAGTTGATCTATGGCTTCTACCCCATCGCCGAGCGTTGGCGGGTCGATATCGTCTTCGCCGCCGGCGCGCTGTTGCTGGTGCCGCTTCTGGTGCCGAGCTTCCCGTTCAAGCGTGTCGGATCGTTGCTGTTCTTCGTCGTTTATCCCGTGGTCGCCTTCGTGCTGCTGACCGGCGGCAATATTGACGCCTCCGCCTTCCTGTTGGAGCGCTTCGGGCTGATCGGGCCGCTGGTCGGGGATGTGCAGGTGGCTGGCATCAACCTCGCCTTCTGGGTCGACTTCGCGCTCACCGCGCTGCTGTTCATGGCCGCCATTGGCGGGCTGATCGCGGTGCTGGGAGGCAATGGCCGCTCCGCCGCCCGCACCACCCTGTTCGTCTTCCTGGCGCTAGGGGTGGTCATCTTCTGCTGGGACGTGGATGTCGGGCTCGATTATGTCGAGACCCGCCAGTGGGGCGGTCTCCTGGTGACGCTGGTGATCGCAGTGACCGGTATTGTCGCCTCGCTGCCGCTTGGCATCCTGCTGGCGCTCGGGCGGCGGTCGCAAATGCCGGTAGTCCGGTTGCTCTCGGTGATCTTCATCGAGTTCTGGCGCGGCGTGCCGCTGATCACGGTGTTGTTCTTCGCCACCTATATGCTGCCGCTGTTCCTGCCGCAGGGCACCAACCCGGATGCGCTGCTGCGGGCTCTGGTGGGCGTTGCGCTGTTCTCCGCGGCCTACATGGCCGAAGTGGTGCGCGGCGGGCTGCAGGCGATCTCCAAGGGGCAGTATGAGGGCGCGATGGCGGTGGGGCTGACCTGGAGCCAGATGATGCGCCTCATCATTCTGCCGCAGGCGCTCACCTTGGTCATTCCCGGCATCGTCAACAGCTTCATCAGCCTGTTCAAGGACACGACGCTGGTGCTGATCGTTTCGATCTTCGACTTCCTCGGCCAGTTGCGCGCCGCCTTTACCGACCCCAACTGGGCGACACCGGTCACCCTCTACACCGGCTTCGCCTTTGCCGGCGTGGTCTATTTCTTCTTCTGCTTCGGCATGTCACGCTATTCGCTCTTCGTCGAGCGGCGGCTCAACACCTCCCACCGGCATTGAGAAACGGAGAACCCATATGAGCGAGCTGCATTCGACCGTTTCCCCCGAGGCTCTTCACGCCGTCCACGCAACGCCAGGCCGGGAGGTCGCCGTCGATCTCGTCGGCGTGCACAAATGGTACGGCGAATTCCATGTGCTGAAGGACATCAATCTGAAAGTGCATCGCGGCGAGCGCATCGTCATCTGCGGGCCTTCGGGTTCGGGCAAGTCGACCATGATCCGCTGTATCAACCGGCTGGAAGAGCACCAGCAGGGCTCGATCATTGTCGATGGCATCGAGCTTACCAACGACCTCAAGCGCATTGACGAGATCCGCCGCGAGGTCGGCATGTGCTTCCAGCATTTCAACCTGTTTCCGCACCTCACTATTCTGGAAAATCTGACGCTCGCGCCGATCTGGGTCCGCAAGATGCCCAAGAAGGACGCGGACGAACTGGCGATGCACTTTCTCACCAAGGTGAAGATACCCGAGCAGGCCCACAAATATCCCGGCCAGCTTTCCGGCGGCCAGCAGCAGCGCGTTGCCATCGCCCGCGCCCTGTGCATGAAGCCGAAGATCATGCTGTTCGACGAACCGACCTCGGCGCTCGATCCAGAAATGGTCAAGGAAGTGCTGGAGACCATGGTGAGCCTGGCGGAAGAGGGCATGACCATGCTGTGCGTGACCCATGAAATGGGCTTCGCGCGTCAGGTAGCGAACCGGGTGATCTTCATGGATGCCGGGCAGATCATCGAGATGAACGAGCCGGAAGCGTTCTTCTCCAACCCGCAGCATGAGCGCACCAAGCTGTTCCTCAGCCAGATACTGCACTGAGAACCCGACCTGCACCCAGACATGGATGCGACCGAGTCGAACGGCCGGAGTGTGCACAGCGTTCCGGCCGTTTTCAGTTTGAGATTGGGCACGGCTGCGCGTCCGGCCTCAGCGCAGCCGTGCCCATATCAGTCTGCCGGGCCCGTCGCCACGGGCTTGTCTGAGGAACCCCATTCCGTCCAGGAGCCGTCATAGAGGGCGCTGGGCGGGGCGCCGATGGTCTCCAGCGCCAGCCACAGGATGGCAGCGGTCACACCCGAGCCGCAACTCGTTATGACTGGACGGGACAGGTCGATTCCGGCCGCCGCGACGGCTCGCCGAATGGAGACGGGGTCCGCCAAGCGGCCATCCTTCACAACCTCCGAAACCGGCAGGTTGCGGGCGCCGGGAATATGCCCTGGCCGGACGCCGGCCCGTGGTTCCGGTACCTCACCGCGGAAGCGCTCCGCCGCGCGTGCATCCAGCACCTGGACGCTGCGCGTTGCGAGGCGGTTAGCGACATCCTCGAGCGAGGCTACCCAGTCTCGGTCGAGCCGGGCATCGAAATGGGCCGGCAGATAGGGCGCCTCACCCGATTCGGTTGGGCGATCTTCCGCCAGCCACTTCGGAAACCCGCCGTCGAGGATCGCGACGTCCACTGCTCCGAAGGCGCGCAACGTCCACCATACGCGCGGTGCCGAGAACAGCCCCTGGGTGTCGTAAACGACAATTTTCATCTGCCGGCCAATGCCGAGCGATTCCATCGCTGCCCGAAACAGCGTTTCGGAAGGCAGCATGTGCGGCAACGGGCTCGACAGGTCGGATATGGCGTCAATGTCGAAGAACACGGCACCGGGAATATGCGCCTTGATATATTCCTCGCGCCCGTTCCGGCCCGTCGCAGGCATATGCCAGGAGCCGTCGACGATGACGAGGTTGGGCGCACCGAGATGAGCCGCCAACCATTCCGTCGACACGAAGCGGCTAACGTCGGGCAGATCGGTCTCGGGCATGGGGTCCTCCGCAGCCGCGTGCCATATTCATGCCCAGGCCAGCCGCACGCGGCGGTTCTGCTGGCCCTTCTTTTCGATCTTGGTCACCTGCACCGCGCCGATCTCGTCGAGGCTGCGCACATGGGTTCCGCCGCAGGGCTGCAGGTCGAGCCCCTCAATCTCGACCAGGCGCACCTTGCCGGTTCCCATGGGAGGCTTGACTGACATCGTCTTGACCAGGCCGGGATTGGCGAGCAGTTCGTCATCGGAAATCCAGCGTTCCGTCACCCGGCCCCCGGTGGCGATCATGGCGGCGAGCTTGGCCGTGATCGCCTCCTTGTCGAGACCGGCATCTGGAATATCGAAGTCGAGGCGGCTCTCCTCCTCGCCGATGGATCCACCCGTGACCGGAAAGGGCAGGGCGACAGACAGAAGATGGAGCGCGGTATGCATCCGCATGCGCTTATGACGTGTCGCCCAGTCCAGCCGCAGAACAACTGCTTCCCCCAATTCAGGAAGTTCTGCACCAGGCGACGGGACATGCACCACATCGACCTTGGAGGGGCCGTAGATCGCCGTTTCAACGGCAATCTCCCGGCCATCCGCGCGGAGCAGTGTGCCGCGGTCGCCCGGCTGACCGCCGGCGCTGGCATAGAAGACCGTACGATCCACCACGATCCCGCCCTCGGGCGTGAGCGCGGTGACGACGGCCGGCGTCTCGGTCCTGTAGGCGTCGTCGCGGAAGAGCAGGAGCGTAGCCATCACACCAGCACGTTGGGCACATCCACATGGCGCTCGAGCCACCCCGGAACGGGAAGGCCCTTCTCGCGCAGGAAGGCGGGGTTGAAGAGCTTCGATTGGTAGCGTGTGCCGAAGTCGCACAGCACCGTAACGATCGTGTGGCCGGGGCCCAGTTCCTTTGCCAGCCGGATCGCACCGGCGATATTGATGCCGGACGAGCCGCCGAGGCACAGTCCCTCATGTTCCAGCAGGTCGAACACGATCTGCACCGCTTCAGCGTCGGCGATCTGATAGGCGCAGTCGATGGGGGCACCCTCCAGATTGGCGGTAATGCGGCCCTGGCCGATGCCTTCGGTAATGGACGAGCCTTCGGCCTTGAGCTCGCCGGTGGTGTAGTAACTGTACAATGCGGCGCCGAAGGGGTCGGCGAGGCCGATGCGGATGGCAGGATTGCGCGACTTGAGCGCGATGCCCGTGCCCGCCAACGTGCCCCCTGTGCCGACGGCACAGACAAAGCCGTCCACCTTGCCATCGGTTTGTGCCCAGATCTCGGGTCCCGTCGTCTCGATATGGGCGAGGCGGTTCGCCACATTGTCGAACTGGTTGGCCCAGATGGCGCCGTTCGGCTCCGTCGCGGCCAGCGCCTCCGCCAGTCGGCCGGAAACCTTCACATAGTTGTTCGGGTTGGCGTAGCCGACCGCCGGCACTTCCACCAAAGTGGCACCGGCGAGGCGCAGCATGTCCTTCTTTTCCTGGCTCTGCGTCTCGGGGATGACAATCACAGAACGATAGCCGAGCGCATTGCCCACCAGCGCCAGACCGATGCCGGTATTGCCCGCCGTGCCCTCGACAATGACACCGCCGGGACGAAGCTGGCCGCGCGCCACCGCGTCCTGGATGATGAACAGCGCCGCACGGTCCTTGACCGACTGGCCCGGATTCAAAAACTCCGCTTTGCCGAGAATGGTGCAGCCCGTCGCCTCGGAGGCTTGCTTGAGCTTGATGAGCGGCGTGTTGCCGATCGCCTCGACGAGGCCGTTACGGAGTTCCATGGACCTGTTTCTTTTGCCTATTCGAAGGTCCACGAAAGTAGTGATCCGTGCCGGGCTCGGCAACCGGCCGTCCGGCTAATCCCCGCGAATGGCCTGAAACCGCTCAAGCGCCCGGTCGCGGGCAAGCGCGTGGTTGACGATGGGGCGGGGATAGGTGTCGCCCAAGCGAACGCCCGCCTGCCGCAGCACCTCGGGCGTGGCCTCCCATGGGCGGTGAATCGTCTCAGACGGGAGGGCTGCGAGCTCAGGCACGTAGCGCCGGACATAGTCGCCCGATGGATCGAACTTCTCGCCCTGTGCGACCGGATTGAAGATGCGGAAATAAGGAGCGGCGTCTGCGCCCGAGCCGGCGACCCATTGCCAACTCGCCGGATTGTTCGCGGGATCGGCGTCGACAAGCGTGTCCCAGAACCACGCTTCTCCCCGGCGCCAGTCGGTCAGGCAGTGCTTGATGAGGAATGAGGCAGCCACCATGCGCACCCGATTATGCATCCAGCCGGTCTGCCAGAGTTGCCGCATGCCGGCATCGACAATGGGATAGCCGGTCATCCCGCGCTGCCAGGCGCGCAGAAGCGCGGGCGTGTCCTCCCACGCGAAAGCGTCGAAGCGATTGTTGAAATTGGCAGTGCCAATCTCGGGAAAGTGGAACAGCAGATGATAGCTGAACTCCCGCCAATAGACTTCGGAGACGAATTTCTCCACGTCGCGCGTCGCGGCGCTGCCGTCCGCTTCGGCGTGTCGCAACGCGGCGAGAACACGATGCGGCGAAATCTCACCAAAGCGCAGATGCGGAGAAAGGCGGGATGTCGACGGAAGATCCGGCCGGTCGCGCCGCTCCGCATAGCCGGAGATGGCGCCGTCGATGAAGCCGGTAAGCGCCTCCCGAGCGCCTTCCTCTCCTGGTGTCCAGGCGGCGCGCAGACCACCCGCCCAGTCGGGCGACCTTGGCTCCAGATCCCAGTCCTCCAGCCGCTCGTTGGCGGGCAGATGACCGAAGCGCCAGTGCGCCCCGGGCCGTGACGGCATGCGGAGCGTCATCATCCGCGCACGGCGATAGAATGGCGTGAACACACGAAAAGGCCCGCCGGACTGCGTCTCGACCTTCCACGGCTCATGAAGGAGATTGCCGCCGAAGCTCTCCGCGGCGATGCCATTTTGGCAGAGGGTGGACTTCACGGCAGTGTCGACAGCGATCTCGGCCGCGCCATAGCGCCGGTTCCAATAGACCGTGTGGGCGTTCACCTCTCGCGCCAGACGGGTGAGCGTGTTGAGAGCCGGCCCGCGCCGCAGGAGCAACTCTCCCCCTTTGGCCATGACCGCGGCTTCCAAAGCCTTGAGCGAACGGCCGAGCCACCAGCGGGCGGCGCCACCGAGCGGGCGCTGCCCGGAGGTCTCTTCGTCATGAATGAAGACAAGCAGCAATGGACACCCGCTCGCCTGCGCCGCATGGAGCGCCGGATTGTCATCGAGACGCAGATCGTCGCGAAACCAGACAAGGGCGACGCGGTCGAGGGAGGAGGGCATGGAGCATTTCCCGCTGTGTCGGCTTTGTACGCAACCGCACGGGAGGCCGATCAGTCTTTCGAGTCACATCACCACAAACGTTGCAGATGGCGACCGCAAGGCAGGTGCCGCGCTGGGGACGGGAACTTGGGGGCAGATGAAAAGCCGCTTCGCGCTGCGCCTCACAGGGCGGGTATTCGCCAGCTTGCCGCGAAACCACAGGCTGTGCGGCCGCGGGGCCGCACCTGCGCGCCGACTCAGTAATCCCACTGGGCGCCGATGCCGACCTCGGCGGCACCGTCGGCACCCGTGGCCCCTTGCAGGCGGATGTGCCGGGTCACATCAACATCGACCGTGACCCGGCTCGATCCCGCCGATGTGCCCTGGCGCACACCGAGATAGATATTGTCGTTGAGCCGGCGGCCGAGGCCGACCTGGCCGCCGGTGCCTTCCGCATTGGTGCCGAGTTCGAGACTGTCGACGCCAAGCGAGCGGCGGACATTCTCCAGCACTCCGGCACCACCGGAAAACTGCGCCGCTGCCTGCGCAAGCTGCAGGGCCTGTCCGCTATTGAGCGACCCGGCGGAACGGCCGAACAGCAGGCGCGAGATCACCTCGTCCTGCGGCAGGGTGGGCGTTGAGGAGAAGCTGACCACCGGCCGGGAGGCCGGTCCCGAGACCAGAACGCGGGCGGTGATGTCCGTCGTGGTCGTTTCGGCGACGAAATCGAGTTCCGGGTCGGTCGTGCCGGTGAAGGTGATGGTGCCCCGCGTGAAGGTCAGGCGCCGACCGCCGAAATCGAAGGAGCCACGCCTAAGCTGGAAGGCGCCCAGCGTCACCGGCGCCCGGGTGGTCCCGCTTAGCTTCAGCTCGCCGCCAAGCTGAGCCTCAATGCCGAGGCCGCGCACGAACACGTTGTTGTTCGGGGCCGACAGCACGAGGTCGAGCGCTACGCCGTCGCGGCTCGGAGCGGGCGCGCCTTGCTGACGCTGAACGGTGGGACTCTTGCGCTTGAACTCGGCGCCAGCGTTGACATGGCGGACATTCAGATCCTGCACCCCGCCGGGGAAACGGTCCGGCACGTTAATGTCGAGGGCGCGGAGCACCAGCCTTCCGGTCAGACGCGGGCCGTTGAGAAACGCGCCCTCAATACCGAGGCGGCCTTCCGCAACCAGTCGCATGAGGTCGCTGTTCACCAGCGCGGCGTTGGCGAGATCGAGGTCGATGCGGCCGGGATAGCCGGCGGCCGGATCGAGCGCGACATTGCCGCGACCGGTAATGCTGCCACCATTCGTGGTCGCAGCGCGGAAGCTGGTGATCGTCACCGAGCGGTCGGTGCCGGTCAGCACGGCATCAATGTTGCTCAGCGCAACGCCATTGACGGAGTCATCGAACCGGCCGCCGCTCACCCGCACCGTTCCACCGGCGCGGGGCGCGGACGCCGTGCCGCGCAGCGTCGCGTCGACATTGGCGATGCCGGTGACGCGCGCGCCGGTAACGGCGAGCATCGGATTGGCGATGGCGAGGTTGATCGCGCCACGCAAGGCAAGGTCCAGCTCGCCCGGGCCCAGGGGAACCGAGCCGCTGACGACAAAGTTCTGCACGTTCGCGCCGGCAATGGTCGCACGCACCTGCGCGCGGCCATTGCCCAGCGTGCCATTGGCCGTGATATCGAACGGCCCGGCGCCGGAATTTGCAAGATCCGGGTGGGAGAGGCGGGTTAGGCGGAGGTCGAACGGGCCAGTGGGTGCAGTGAGGGTGCCACCGAGGCGCGCCGTGCCCG is a genomic window of Ancylobacter sp. IITR112 containing:
- a CDS encoding amino acid ABC transporter permease, encoding MSLTFDDGTFIRNEMAPVLPPPKQRIGPIAWMRENLFSGIFNTVLTLLGILLVIWVVPPFVRFMFLDAVWTGENREACLGPQVGACWPFIEAKFGQLIYGFYPIAERWRVDIVFAAGALLLVPLLVPSFPFKRVGSLLFFVVYPVVAFVLLTGGNIDASAFLLERFGLIGPLVGDVQVAGINLAFWVDFALTALLFMAAIGGLIAVLGGNGRSAARTTLFVFLALGVVIFCWDVDVGLDYVETRQWGGLLVTLVIAVTGIVASLPLGILLALGRRSQMPVVRLLSVIFIEFWRGVPLITVLFFATYMLPLFLPQGTNPDALLRALVGVALFSAAYMAEVVRGGLQAISKGQYEGAMAVGLTWSQMMRLIILPQALTLVIPGIVNSFISLFKDTTLVLIVSIFDFLGQLRAAFTDPNWATPVTLYTGFAFAGVVYFFFCFGMSRYSLFVERRLNTSHRH
- a CDS encoding amino acid ABC transporter ATP-binding protein, with amino-acid sequence MSELHSTVSPEALHAVHATPGREVAVDLVGVHKWYGEFHVLKDINLKVHRGERIVICGPSGSGKSTMIRCINRLEEHQQGSIIVDGIELTNDLKRIDEIRREVGMCFQHFNLFPHLTILENLTLAPIWVRKMPKKDADELAMHFLTKVKIPEQAHKYPGQLSGGQQQRVAIARALCMKPKIMLFDEPTSALDPEMVKEVLETMVSLAEEGMTMLCVTHEMGFARQVANRVIFMDAGQIIEMNEPEAFFSNPQHERTKLFLSQILH
- the sseA gene encoding 3-mercaptopyruvate sulfurtransferase, producing MPETDLPDVSRFVSTEWLAAHLGAPNLVIVDGSWHMPATGRNGREEYIKAHIPGAVFFDIDAISDLSSPLPHMLPSETLFRAAMESLGIGRQMKIVVYDTQGLFSAPRVWWTLRAFGAVDVAILDGGFPKWLAEDRPTESGEAPYLPAHFDARLDRDWVASLEDVANRLATRSVQVLDARAAERFRGEVPEPRAGVRPGHIPGARNLPVSEVVKDGRLADPVSIRRAVAAAGIDLSRPVITSCGSGVTAAILWLALETIGAPPSALYDGSWTEWGSSDKPVATGPAD
- a CDS encoding alanyl-tRNA editing protein translates to MATLLLFRDDAYRTETPAVVTALTPEGGIVVDRTVFYASAGGQPGDRGTLLRADGREIAVETAIYGPSKVDVVHVPSPGAELPELGEAVVLRLDWATRHKRMRMHTALHLLSVALPFPVTGGSIGEEESRLDFDIPDAGLDKEAITAKLAAMIATGGRVTERWISDDELLANPGLVKTMSVKPPMGTGKVRLVEIEGLDLQPCGGTHVRSLDEIGAVQVTKIEKKGQQNRRVRLAWA
- a CDS encoding cysteine synthase A; protein product: MELRNGLVEAIGNTPLIKLKQASEATGCTILGKAEFLNPGQSVKDRAALFIIQDAVARGQLRPGGVIVEGTAGNTGIGLALVGNALGYRSVIVIPETQSQEKKDMLRLAGATLVEVPAVGYANPNNYVKVSGRLAEALAATEPNGAIWANQFDNVANRLAHIETTGPEIWAQTDGKVDGFVCAVGTGGTLAGTGIALKSRNPAIRIGLADPFGAALYSYYTTGELKAEGSSITEGIGQGRITANLEGAPIDCAYQIADAEAVQIVFDLLEHEGLCLGGSSGINIAGAIRLAKELGPGHTIVTVLCDFGTRYQSKLFNPAFLREKGLPVPGWLERHVDVPNVLV